From the Chitinophaga lutea genome, one window contains:
- a CDS encoding sulfatase, whose product MYKNLFTLLLLAASITASAQQKPNVLFIAVDDLNDWIGAYGGYPGVKTPNLDRLAKKGELFTRAYCSAPACNPSRASLLTGVRPSTSGVYHNDQPWRPALPNAVTLPQYFTANGYEVAGIGKIFHDVYNDAASWPVYHKVQKSPEPPGAPVVGKGHFDWSPVKAKDEDMGDYKNVDRAIAFLGQQRQKPFFLAVGFTRPHLPWYVPQQYFDQYPINSIQLPKVTANDLQDVPAAGVAIAKPGGDHAFIQKSGQWKNAIQGYLASITFTDGQIGRLLDALDKSPYKGNTIIVLFGDHGWHLGEKEHWRKFALWEEAARVPFIVLAPGFTKAGTSSGRTVSLLDIYPTLVDLCRLPVKKELEGNSLVPLLKNPLAVWDRPAVTTHGLNNHSVRSERWRYIRYEDGSEELYDHDQDPQEWKNLAGDAQYNNVKSDLAKWLPKVNAPNAASRKTAKL is encoded by the coding sequence ATGTATAAAAATCTTTTCACGCTGCTGTTACTCGCAGCTTCCATCACCGCCTCCGCGCAGCAGAAGCCGAACGTGCTGTTCATCGCGGTAGACGACCTCAACGACTGGATAGGCGCCTACGGCGGTTATCCCGGTGTTAAAACACCCAACCTCGACCGCCTGGCGAAGAAAGGCGAGCTCTTTACCCGCGCGTATTGTTCCGCGCCAGCCTGTAACCCGTCGCGCGCCAGCCTGCTCACGGGCGTCCGGCCGTCGACCTCCGGGGTATATCACAACGACCAGCCCTGGCGCCCCGCTTTACCGAACGCCGTTACCCTGCCCCAGTATTTCACCGCCAACGGGTACGAAGTAGCCGGCATCGGGAAGATCTTTCACGACGTCTATAACGATGCCGCCTCCTGGCCGGTGTATCACAAAGTGCAGAAATCCCCCGAACCGCCCGGCGCACCCGTGGTAGGAAAAGGTCACTTCGACTGGAGCCCCGTCAAGGCGAAGGATGAAGACATGGGCGATTACAAGAACGTGGACCGTGCCATCGCATTTTTAGGGCAGCAAAGGCAGAAGCCGTTTTTCCTGGCCGTGGGCTTCACCCGTCCGCACCTGCCCTGGTATGTGCCGCAGCAGTACTTCGACCAGTACCCGATTAACAGCATACAGCTGCCGAAAGTGACCGCCAACGACCTGCAGGACGTGCCCGCAGCGGGCGTCGCCATCGCCAAACCCGGCGGCGACCATGCTTTTATCCAAAAGAGCGGCCAATGGAAAAACGCCATCCAGGGCTACCTGGCGAGCATTACGTTTACCGACGGGCAGATCGGCCGTTTGCTCGATGCGCTTGACAAAAGCCCGTATAAAGGCAATACGATCATCGTACTGTTCGGCGATCATGGCTGGCACCTCGGCGAGAAGGAACACTGGCGCAAGTTCGCCCTGTGGGAAGAAGCGGCGCGCGTACCGTTCATCGTGCTCGCGCCTGGTTTTACCAAAGCCGGCACCAGCTCCGGCCGCACGGTGAGCCTGCTCGATATTTACCCTACGCTGGTGGATCTCTGCCGGTTGCCCGTTAAAAAAGAGCTGGAAGGCAACAGCCTGGTGCCCCTGCTGAAAAATCCCCTGGCCGTGTGGGATCGCCCCGCTGTTACCACGCACGGGCTCAACAATCATTCCGTGCGGTCGGAGCGCTGGCGTTATATCCGGTATGAAGACGGCTCCGAAGAATTATACGATCATGACCAGGATCCGCAGGAATGGAAAAACCTCGCCGGCGACGCGCAATACAACAACGTTAAATCAGACCTGGCCAAATGGCTGCCGAAGGTGAACGCACCGAACGCCGCCAGCAGGAAAACCGCAAAACTGTAA
- a CDS encoding SusC/RagA family TonB-linked outer membrane protein — MKKLLVAVLWAILASPFQLLSQTPVKPIINSTLSGRVTDRTTKEPVPGAAVKIKGTTHGVSADEHGNFNFVTGQKFPYILIISSVGYQPVELTVNGGHVEIPLSPAQTQLSDVVVVGYGTQKKSDLTGSVASVPAQALRSQVSSFERVLQGSVAGVQVTQSSGQPGSSVSIRIRGGNSITGGNEPLYVIDGFPVYSNNAHADAGVTNGPSINALASLNPGDIESIDVLKDASATAIYGSRGANGVVIITTRKGKAGRNTVNYDGYYGVQEVTNTVDVLTDAREWARLKNEARVNAGKTPYYTEAQIAALPQGTDWQRAALRTAPMQSHQLTISGGDEKTKYAISGNYFKQEGVLLNTDFERYSARLNFDRNINTRFKTGISFTASRTRAQVADNSIVRALLLMPPVIPVYDAKGRYTYQSEFETPLGNPVATLVQETNNTNTYRVLGNAYGEYKILENLTARVSVGADIIHNKQNYFIPSSLYKGANSTANSVATVGTKTAATWLNENTLNYVKQIGKRHSLNILAGFTQQAFRSESVTASSEGFVTDLLRYNDLGSGSVFRQPGSGSAEWALQSFLGRINYTLDDKYLFTVTGRADGSSRFGKNNKWGYFPSAAFGWIISKEKFIRLPDAVDNLKFRISAGLTGNQEIGQYQSLSTLANNNYFFGGNTVVGFTPNRIGNPDLSWETTAQYDAGIDLSLFHNRITLAVDAYYKKTTNLLLSVPIPFTTGQSTALQNFGSASNRGLEISLNTDNIRGDFSWNTGIVFSINRNKIISLGDGVGYIISGPSIAQTGEPLGAFYGFRTNGIIQAGEDVSKLPVYLTKNKPGDQLYRDFNGDGVITETDDRRVIGNAQPKFLGGVTNNFAYKGVELNVFFQGSYGNQLFNQNRQQLEILSGQQNVAVSALDRWRPEKPSNVIPRAYEDPASVNSDRFVEDASYLRLKALTLGYTLPGSVTSKARLGAVKFYFTAQNVFTWTQYSGYDPEVSRNEQNTLTQGIDNGVYPYSRSFTGGLNVTF; from the coding sequence ATGAAAAAATTACTGGTGGCCGTGCTATGGGCCATCCTGGCGTCACCATTCCAGCTCTTATCCCAAACGCCCGTAAAACCTATCATCAATTCTACTTTAAGCGGCCGGGTCACGGACCGTACTACAAAGGAACCGGTGCCCGGTGCGGCGGTCAAGATCAAAGGCACCACGCATGGCGTATCGGCCGACGAGCACGGCAACTTCAATTTTGTAACGGGGCAGAAGTTCCCGTATATCCTCATCATCAGTTCCGTGGGGTACCAGCCGGTGGAACTGACGGTCAACGGCGGTCACGTGGAGATTCCGTTATCACCTGCGCAGACGCAGCTGAGCGATGTGGTGGTGGTAGGGTACGGCACCCAGAAAAAAAGCGATCTCACCGGCTCCGTGGCGTCGGTGCCGGCGCAGGCGCTCCGAAGCCAGGTCAGTTCGTTCGAGCGGGTGCTGCAGGGTTCCGTGGCCGGCGTGCAGGTCACACAAAGCTCCGGGCAGCCGGGCAGTTCCGTGAGCATCCGCATCCGCGGCGGCAACAGTATCACGGGCGGTAACGAGCCGCTGTATGTGATAGACGGGTTTCCGGTTTACAGCAACAACGCGCATGCGGACGCGGGCGTTACCAACGGGCCGTCGATCAACGCGCTGGCCAGCCTGAATCCCGGCGATATCGAATCGATCGACGTATTGAAAGACGCTTCCGCTACCGCCATCTACGGCTCCCGCGGCGCCAACGGCGTGGTGATCATCACCACCCGAAAAGGGAAGGCGGGCCGGAATACCGTGAACTACGACGGTTATTATGGTGTGCAGGAAGTGACCAACACCGTCGACGTGCTCACCGATGCCCGCGAATGGGCGCGGCTCAAGAACGAAGCCCGTGTGAACGCCGGTAAAACGCCTTACTATACGGAGGCGCAGATCGCCGCATTGCCGCAGGGCACCGACTGGCAAAGGGCGGCGCTCAGAACCGCGCCGATGCAGAGCCACCAGCTGACCATTTCCGGTGGGGACGAAAAAACGAAGTACGCCATCTCCGGCAACTATTTTAAACAGGAGGGAGTATTGCTGAACACGGATTTCGAGCGGTATTCCGCCCGCCTCAACTTTGACCGTAACATCAACACGCGCTTTAAAACCGGCATCAGTTTTACGGCCAGCAGAACACGCGCGCAGGTGGCGGACAACAGCATCGTAAGAGCGCTGCTGCTGATGCCGCCGGTGATACCGGTGTACGATGCGAAAGGCAGATACACCTACCAGAGCGAGTTTGAAACGCCGCTGGGTAACCCCGTGGCCACGCTCGTGCAGGAAACGAACAACACGAACACTTACCGCGTGCTGGGCAATGCGTACGGGGAATACAAGATACTGGAGAACCTCACGGCGCGGGTGTCTGTGGGGGCGGATATCATCCACAACAAACAGAATTATTTTATCCCGTCGTCCCTGTACAAGGGCGCCAATTCCACCGCCAACAGCGTGGCTACGGTGGGCACGAAGACGGCCGCTACCTGGCTGAATGAAAACACGCTGAACTATGTCAAACAGATCGGCAAGCGCCATTCGCTGAATATTCTGGCGGGTTTTACGCAGCAGGCTTTCCGCAGTGAAAGCGTAACGGCTTCGTCGGAAGGGTTTGTGACCGACCTGCTCAGGTACAACGACCTGGGCAGCGGCTCCGTTTTCCGCCAGCCGGGCTCCGGTTCCGCGGAATGGGCTTTGCAATCATTCCTGGGCAGGATCAACTATACCCTCGATGACAAATATCTCTTCACCGTCACCGGCCGTGCGGATGGTTCGTCCAGGTTCGGGAAGAACAACAAATGGGGTTATTTCCCTTCCGCGGCCTTCGGCTGGATCATCAGCAAGGAAAAGTTCATCCGGCTGCCGGATGCGGTGGATAACCTGAAATTCCGCATCAGCGCGGGGCTTACGGGCAACCAGGAAATCGGGCAGTACCAGTCGCTTTCCACACTGGCGAACAACAACTACTTCTTTGGCGGCAACACCGTGGTGGGTTTTACGCCCAACCGCATCGGCAACCCCGACCTGAGCTGGGAAACCACCGCGCAATATGATGCGGGCATCGACCTGTCGCTTTTTCACAACCGCATCACCCTGGCCGTAGACGCGTATTACAAAAAGACCACCAACCTCTTGCTGAGCGTGCCCATTCCGTTTACCACCGGGCAGAGCACGGCGTTGCAGAATTTCGGGTCGGCGTCGAACAGGGGGCTGGAGATCTCACTGAACACCGACAACATCCGTGGTGATTTCAGCTGGAATACGGGCATCGTGTTTTCGATCAACCGCAACAAGATCATCAGCCTGGGCGATGGCGTGGGTTACATCATCTCCGGCCCCAGCATTGCGCAGACAGGCGAGCCGCTGGGCGCGTTCTACGGTTTCCGGACGAACGGGATCATCCAGGCGGGGGAAGACGTGAGCAAACTGCCCGTTTACCTCACCAAAAACAAACCAGGCGACCAGCTGTACCGCGACTTCAACGGCGACGGCGTGATCACCGAAACAGACGACCGCCGGGTGATCGGAAACGCGCAGCCCAAATTTCTTGGCGGCGTAACGAACAATTTCGCGTATAAAGGCGTCGAATTGAATGTGTTTTTCCAGGGCTCGTATGGCAACCAGTTATTCAACCAGAACCGGCAGCAGCTTGAAATCCTCAGCGGCCAGCAGAACGTGGCCGTTTCGGCGCTCGACCGCTGGCGGCCGGAGAAACCCTCGAACGTTATTCCGCGGGCGTACGAAGACCCCGCTTCCGTGAACTCAGACCGGTTTGTGGAAGACGCATCGTATCTGCGCCTCAAAGCGCTCACGCTGGGTTACACGCTGCCGGGCTCCGTTACTTCCAAAGCCAGGCTCGGCGCGGTGAAGTTTTATTTCACCGCACAGAACGTTTTCACGTGGACGCAGTACAGCGGTTACGACCCGGAGGTGAGCAGGAATGAACAGAACACGCTGACGCAGGGAATTGACAACGGGGTGTACCCGTATTCCAGGTCGTTCACCGGCGGGCTGAATGTTACTTTTTAG
- a CDS encoding sulfatase-like hydrolase/transferase: MKHYQIICLLLMACLPLQAQQKNNLPNIVLILADDMGKECLGAYGGTYNTPNLDRLAKEGLQFNYGFSQPLCTPSRVQIMTGKYNYRNYVEFGYLDPLQKTFAHLVKQAGYKTAIAGKWQLGNNNKLPAHFGFDQYCLWQLTYGRAKGERYAKPLVEQDGRILPVTDDDYGPDIFTNYLLQFIEQNKNNRFLAYYPMALVHDPFLPTPDSKSWETDVAGRHKKDTANFRDMVAYADKEVGRIIDKLKQLGLYENTIIIFTGDNGTGRPIVTPLKDGTTVRGGKGLTLSRGHHVPLIANWGNGRNRKHVTDDLVDFTDVLATIAEATGQQVPAAWETDGVSFLPQIKGEKGHPRKWIFSHYSPLHNAGENKHANEFFRNHRFKLYRDGRLYDLERDPEETAPLPEGSGGAEAEAVRKTFTAEFAKLPAWKPGDPGKPKVILPGLEPHKIQIAKED, translated from the coding sequence ATGAAACACTACCAAATCATCTGCCTGCTGCTGATGGCATGTTTGCCGCTACAGGCGCAGCAAAAGAACAACCTGCCCAATATCGTGCTGATACTGGCCGACGATATGGGCAAAGAATGCCTCGGCGCTTACGGCGGCACGTACAACACGCCGAACCTCGACCGCCTTGCCAAGGAGGGGTTGCAGTTCAATTACGGGTTTTCCCAGCCGCTGTGTACGCCCAGTCGTGTACAGATCATGACGGGTAAATACAATTACCGCAACTACGTGGAGTTCGGTTACCTCGACCCGCTGCAGAAAACATTCGCCCACCTGGTGAAACAGGCCGGTTACAAAACGGCGATCGCCGGCAAATGGCAGCTAGGTAACAACAACAAACTGCCTGCGCATTTCGGGTTCGACCAGTATTGCCTCTGGCAGCTGACGTACGGCCGCGCGAAAGGGGAGCGTTACGCCAAACCCCTCGTTGAACAGGACGGGCGCATCCTGCCTGTGACGGACGATGATTACGGTCCGGATATTTTCACCAATTACCTGCTGCAGTTCATCGAGCAGAACAAAAACAACCGCTTCCTGGCCTATTACCCCATGGCGCTGGTGCATGATCCCTTCCTGCCCACGCCGGACAGCAAAAGCTGGGAAACCGATGTCGCCGGCCGGCATAAAAAAGACACGGCGAATTTCCGCGACATGGTGGCCTATGCCGACAAAGAGGTGGGGCGTATCATCGACAAACTCAAACAGCTCGGCCTCTACGAGAACACCATCATCATCTTCACCGGCGATAACGGCACCGGCCGGCCGATTGTGACGCCGCTGAAAGACGGCACTACCGTGAGAGGAGGGAAGGGCCTCACCCTGAGCCGCGGCCATCACGTACCGCTCATCGCTAACTGGGGCAACGGCCGTAACCGGAAACACGTCACCGACGACCTGGTGGATTTCACCGACGTGCTCGCCACCATCGCCGAAGCCACGGGCCAGCAGGTGCCCGCCGCCTGGGAAACCGACGGGGTGAGTTTCCTGCCGCAGATCAAAGGAGAGAAGGGGCATCCCCGCAAATGGATATTCTCCCATTACAGCCCGCTCCATAATGCCGGCGAGAACAAACATGCCAATGAATTTTTCCGCAACCACCGTTTTAAACTTTACCGCGACGGAAGGCTCTATGATCTGGAGCGTGATCCGGAAGAGACGGCGCCGTTACCGGAAGGAAGCGGGGGAGCAGAGGCGGAAGCGGTGAGAAAAACATTTACCGCAGAGTTCGCCAAACTGCCCGCCTGGAAACCCGGCGACCCCGGCAAACCGAAGGTGATACTGCCCGGCCTCGAACCACATAAAATTCAAATCGCCAAAGAAGATTAA
- a CDS encoding RagB/SusD family nutrient uptake outer membrane protein, which produces MKKYLLLYTFAVALSGCAKLTEAPDSILVTDQFYRTQEDAIAAVNSVYNGALNNGGITMYNRLFNLGFEIQTDDVIAGQRVTNIDVRAMSSLTHSTSNDRVSELWREHYVAINSANIAIDRIPNIEMDSELRARLVNEAKFLRGLLYFNLVRLWGEVPLVLHEVSSLSKESLYVSRAPVEDVYRQVIADLTDAQGLPPAYNSANAGRATGGAAKAVLAKVYLTRKEWGKAAAKAQEVIGGPYGYDLFTNFSDVFNVATKNGKEHIFSAQCKGGNGQGNRLASSCTPVGIPGVAAAGTDEPAKGTYELYAANDKRRDVTFFTKLVSPTNGQTYTFPPRFYKYFDPGTITNPTESNQNVPVIRFAEVLLIYAEAVNEESGPTTAAYDAINRVRARAGLAPLASLSQPGFRKAVYDERRLELMFEFQRWFDLVRTGRLIEALNAAGKTNVQEKHYLLPVPQRERDVNPKLSQNKGWGS; this is translated from the coding sequence ATGAAAAAATATCTCTTACTATATACGTTCGCAGTTGCGTTGAGCGGCTGCGCCAAACTCACTGAAGCGCCGGATTCGATACTGGTCACGGACCAGTTTTACCGCACGCAGGAAGACGCCATCGCCGCAGTGAACAGCGTGTACAACGGCGCGCTGAACAACGGTGGGATTACCATGTACAACCGCCTGTTCAACCTTGGTTTTGAAATACAGACAGACGATGTGATCGCCGGGCAGCGGGTCACCAATATCGATGTGCGGGCGATGTCGTCGCTCACGCATTCCACTTCGAACGACCGGGTGAGTGAACTATGGCGCGAGCATTACGTGGCCATCAACAGCGCCAATATCGCCATCGACCGTATTCCCAACATCGAGATGGACTCGGAGCTGCGGGCGCGGCTGGTCAACGAGGCAAAATTCCTGCGGGGATTGTTGTACTTTAACCTGGTGCGGCTGTGGGGCGAGGTGCCGCTGGTGCTGCACGAAGTGTCGTCGCTTTCCAAAGAAAGCCTGTACGTGAGCCGTGCGCCGGTGGAAGACGTGTACCGGCAGGTGATTGCCGACCTCACCGATGCGCAGGGGCTGCCGCCGGCGTATAACAGCGCCAATGCGGGCAGGGCAACGGGCGGTGCGGCAAAGGCTGTGCTCGCGAAAGTATACCTTACCAGGAAGGAGTGGGGAAAGGCGGCCGCCAAAGCGCAGGAAGTGATCGGCGGGCCGTACGGGTACGATCTCTTCACCAATTTCTCCGACGTGTTTAACGTGGCCACCAAAAACGGTAAAGAGCATATCTTCTCCGCCCAGTGCAAAGGCGGTAACGGGCAGGGCAACCGCCTGGCTTCTTCCTGCACGCCGGTGGGCATTCCCGGCGTGGCCGCGGCCGGTACCGACGAGCCGGCCAAAGGTACCTATGAATTGTATGCCGCTAACGATAAGCGGCGGGACGTGACGTTTTTCACGAAACTGGTGAGCCCTACCAATGGGCAAACCTATACCTTCCCGCCCAGGTTTTACAAATACTTCGACCCGGGCACCATCACCAATCCCACGGAATCCAATCAGAACGTACCGGTCATCCGCTTTGCGGAGGTGCTGCTGATTTACGCGGAGGCGGTGAACGAAGAAAGCGGGCCTACCACGGCTGCTTACGACGCCATCAACCGGGTGCGCGCAAGGGCGGGGCTGGCGCCACTGGCTTCCCTGTCGCAGCCCGGTTTCCGCAAGGCCGTATACGACGAGCGCCGCCTCGAACTGATGTTCGAGTTCCAGCGCTGGTTCGACCTGGTGCGTACCGGCAGGCTGATCGAAGCGCTGAACGCCGCCGGCAAAACCAACGTACAGGAAAAACATTACCTGCTGCCGGTGCCGCAGCGGGAAAGGGACGTCAACCCGAAACTCTCACAAAATAAAGGATGGGGATCATGA
- a CDS encoding SusD/RagB family nutrient-binding outer membrane lipoprotein produces the protein MKKCIYILALLAAASCTRDLTDLNKDVKNPTDAPSYALFTYGQKELVELLTTSDVNTSGYRFVVQYWQQTTYADESRYNFDERELNKHWWDGFYTDVLGNLEAARDLIPKYTADPAAQKNQAAMIDIMEVAAWHYVVTTYGNVPYSEALNIESAFPKYDDANTIYLDLIKRLTDASAALNTAAGGFGDADVLYGSNINRWKKLANTLKLKLAMTLADADAAKAKTFAEEAAQAGVIGSAAESALYRFLSSPPNNNPVWTDVVQSGRNDFVACRTIVDSLKAKTDPRLQKYFTPNVAGVYVGGAPGVLSDYEDFSHIGPIIAAADNPGVLIDYAETEFLLAEAVARGFAVGGTAEAHYNKAVEASFIAWGLTAGDAAVHLAKPGVKYVAAEWKKYIGVQKWIAFVNRGVDAWLEWRRLDYPQLEAAHEAVSDIPLRVKYSVDEQNINRKNYEKGSHDIGGDEVETRLWFDKF, from the coding sequence ATGAAGAAGTGTATATATATCCTGGCGCTGCTGGCCGCCGCATCCTGCACGCGCGACCTGACAGACCTGAACAAAGACGTGAAGAACCCGACGGATGCGCCTTCGTACGCCCTTTTCACTTACGGGCAGAAGGAGCTGGTGGAGCTGCTCACCACGTCGGACGTCAATACCAGCGGCTACCGGTTTGTGGTGCAGTACTGGCAGCAAACCACGTATGCCGACGAAAGCCGCTACAACTTTGACGAGCGGGAACTGAACAAACACTGGTGGGACGGTTTTTATACCGATGTGCTCGGCAACCTGGAGGCCGCGCGCGACCTCATCCCGAAATACACCGCCGACCCCGCCGCGCAAAAGAACCAGGCGGCGATGATCGACATCATGGAAGTGGCTGCCTGGCATTACGTGGTGACGACGTACGGCAACGTGCCGTATTCCGAAGCGCTCAACATCGAATCCGCCTTCCCGAAATACGACGACGCCAACACCATCTACCTCGACCTCATCAAACGCCTCACCGACGCGTCTGCCGCGCTGAACACCGCCGCCGGCGGGTTTGGCGATGCCGATGTGCTGTACGGCAGCAACATCAACCGCTGGAAGAAACTGGCCAACACCCTCAAACTGAAGCTGGCCATGACGCTGGCGGATGCCGATGCGGCGAAGGCCAAAACCTTTGCCGAAGAAGCCGCGCAGGCCGGCGTGATCGGCAGTGCGGCGGAAAGCGCGCTGTACCGTTTCCTCTCATCGCCCCCGAATAACAATCCCGTATGGACGGATGTGGTGCAGAGCGGGCGGAACGACTTCGTGGCCTGCAGAACCATCGTAGATAGCCTGAAAGCCAAAACGGATCCGCGCCTGCAGAAATACTTCACCCCGAACGTAGCCGGTGTGTATGTAGGCGGTGCGCCGGGTGTGCTGTCTGATTACGAAGACTTCTCGCACATCGGCCCCATCATCGCCGCAGCGGACAATCCCGGAGTGCTCATCGATTACGCCGAAACCGAGTTTCTCCTCGCCGAAGCCGTAGCCCGCGGGTTTGCCGTGGGGGGCACCGCAGAAGCGCATTACAACAAAGCCGTGGAAGCTTCCTTTATCGCCTGGGGCCTTACCGCCGGCGACGCGGCCGTGCATCTCGCCAAACCCGGCGTGAAATATGTGGCCGCCGAGTGGAAAAAATACATCGGCGTACAGAAATGGATCGCCTTTGTGAACCGTGGGGTGGATGCGTGGCTCGAATGGAGAAGGCTCGATTATCCGCAGCTGGAGGCAGCCCACGAGGCCGTGAGCGACATTCCGCTGCGCGTGAAATATTCTGTGGACGAACAGAACATCAACCGCAAGAACTACGAAAAGGGCTCGCACGACATCGGCGGCGATGAGGTGGAAACGAGGCTGTGGTTCGACAAATTCTGA
- a CDS encoding sulfatase has protein sequence MKRILFMGLLAIAMQAAAQKKPNVLFIAVDDLNNDLGAYGSKLVKSPNIDRLAARGVRFDRAYTQFPLCSPSRSSLLTGYRPDVTRIYELRTHFRSILPDVVTLPQLYKQNGYEAIRIGKIFHYGVPGQIGTNGLDDSLSWSRVINPKGRDKTEESKVVNLTPARGLGSALAYYAADGADNEQTDGLIAEEAIKVLEQKKNEPFFLAVGFFRPHSPYVAPKKYFDLYNLNDIPIAGDIEKDLEDVPPAALFTNPPNWGLPVDKLKEAKRAYYASISFMDAQVGRLLDAIDRLQLADNTIIVLWSDHGYNVSEHGQWMKQSLFEKSARVPLIIAAPGAAKGKASARTVELLDIYPTLAELSKLTPPRPLDGRSLAPLLKNPAAKWDKPALTQVRRGPDTIGRSVRTERWRYTEWADGKAGVELYDHQADAGEITNLAKDPAYAAQVKELAALLRKSYGLPLVRLKTAGQ, from the coding sequence ATGAAACGGATACTTTTTATGGGGCTGCTGGCCATTGCCATGCAGGCCGCCGCACAAAAGAAACCCAATGTGCTGTTCATCGCCGTGGATGACCTGAACAACGACCTGGGCGCCTACGGCTCAAAGCTGGTGAAATCGCCGAACATCGACCGCCTCGCGGCGCGCGGGGTGCGGTTCGACAGGGCGTACACGCAGTTCCCGCTGTGCAGTCCCAGCCGCTCGTCGCTGCTCACCGGCTACCGCCCCGATGTTACGCGCATCTACGAGCTGAGAACGCATTTCCGCAGCATTTTGCCGGACGTGGTGACGCTGCCGCAGCTGTACAAACAAAACGGGTACGAGGCCATCCGGATAGGCAAGATCTTCCATTACGGCGTTCCCGGGCAGATCGGCACCAACGGGCTCGACGATTCGCTGTCGTGGAGCCGCGTCATCAACCCCAAAGGCCGCGATAAAACGGAAGAAAGCAAAGTGGTGAACCTGACGCCCGCCCGCGGTCTGGGCAGCGCGCTGGCGTATTATGCCGCCGATGGGGCGGACAATGAACAAACCGACGGCCTCATCGCTGAAGAGGCGATCAAAGTGCTGGAGCAGAAAAAGAACGAGCCGTTTTTCCTGGCGGTGGGTTTCTTCCGGCCGCACAGTCCTTATGTAGCGCCGAAGAAGTACTTCGACCTGTACAACCTGAACGACATCCCCATCGCCGGCGATATCGAAAAAGACCTGGAAGACGTGCCGCCCGCCGCCCTGTTCACCAATCCGCCCAACTGGGGGCTGCCTGTCGATAAACTGAAAGAAGCCAAACGTGCGTATTACGCATCCATTTCGTTCATGGATGCGCAGGTGGGCCGTTTGCTCGACGCCATCGACCGTTTGCAGCTGGCAGACAATACGATCATCGTGCTGTGGAGCGACCATGGTTATAATGTGAGCGAGCACGGCCAGTGGATGAAACAAAGCCTTTTCGAAAAATCCGCCCGCGTTCCGCTGATCATCGCCGCACCCGGAGCAGCCAAAGGCAAGGCCTCCGCTCGTACGGTGGAGCTGCTCGATATTTATCCCACGCTGGCGGAGCTGTCGAAACTCACCCCGCCGAGGCCGCTCGACGGCCGGAGTCTTGCGCCGTTGTTGAAGAACCCGGCGGCGAAGTGGGACAAACCCGCACTGACGCAGGTGCGGCGCGGCCCCGACACCATCGGCCGCAGCGTGCGGACGGAACGCTGGCGTTACACCGAATGGGCCGACGGGAAGGCAGGTGTTGAACTGTACGATCACCAGGCGGACGCAGGAGAGATCACCAACCTGGCGAAGGACCCCGCGTACGCCGCGCAGGTGAAGGAACTGGCCGCATTGTTGCGGAAGAGTTACGGGCTGCCGCTGGTGCGGCTCAAAACGGCCGGGCAATAA